The genomic segment TTGGCAACCAGGAAGGACGCCTTAAATCGAACAGAAAGTTACGCCTATGACCTCGCGGGCAATCTGAGCACCTTCACCGATCGGAAGAGTCAGATCACAAACTTCCAGTACGACCCGCTCGACCGGCGCACGCTCACCAGCTACGCCGACAGTACCAGTGTGACCGCTGCCTATGATGCGGTGGGGAATCTGACGAAGCTTACGGACAGCACCACCGGCGCCATCGACTGGACGTACGATGTGCTCGATCGCGTGACGCAGGAAGTCACGCCGCAAGGGATCGTCCGCTATACCTACGACGCCATTAGTCAACGGCTCACCATGCGGGCGAATGCCCAGCCGCCGGTCACCTACGGCTACGATGCCAATTCCCAGCTGTCCCAAGTCACGCAGGGTACCCTGTCAGCGACCCTGACGCACGACGCGTTAGGCCGGCGCACGCAATTGCAACGCTCCAACGGGGTGACGACGACCTATAACTATGATCCCGCTTCACGTTTGTCAGGAATCACCCATGCCAAAGGCACGACCACGCTGGAGCAGCTCACGCATGGCTTCGATCCCGAGGACAACAAGACGCAGGCGACCCAACTGATTCAGACCGCCACGGCGCTGCCTCCCGCTGTGACGGCGGCCTATAACGCGGTCAATGCGCAGATTCAATTCAACAGTGGAACCCTGGGCTATGACCCGAACGGCAATCTGACCAACGACGGCACGACGACCTATGTTTGGGATGCGCGGGATCGGTTGATTGGGATCAGCGGAGGCACCAGCGCCACCTTTAGCTACGATGCGCTCAATCGCCGCATTGCGAAGACCATCAACGGTTCCACGACCAGCTACTTATATGACGGAGCGGATATCGCCATAGAGGCGGGGGTCAGCAATGCCAGCTACCTGAGCACGCTGAACATCGACGAACCGATTGTGCGGCAGACCTCCACGGGCAATGAGTACTACCACACGAACGATATGGGTTCGACGCTCGCCCTGAGCAATGATGCCGGCGCGGTGACGACGACCTATACCTACAGTCCATTCGGTTCAACCAGCATCACAGGGCCTTCGACCAATCCCTTCCAATTCACAGGGCGGGAGAACGACGGGACCGGCCTCTACTATTACCGCGCTCGCTACTACAGCCCCTCCCGCAGCCGGTTCCTGAGCGAAGATCCGTTGGAGTTTGGAGGAAAAGGGGACAGGCTACTTTTCTGTGAGAGTCTGAGTGCAATGTGACTTTGACGGGATGTGCGAGTGAGTGGCGAGTGAGAGAGAAAAGAAAGAGAAAAGGGGCAAGGCAGCTTTTCGGGTGCGCACTCTGGCGTGATGGATTCGAAATAGAAGGACGAGAGATTTCTCATCAGGGATGAAAGACTGGGGATGAAGCAGATGACATTTGGCAAAATTGTGTCCGTTGTGACCTGCGTGCTGATGCTGTGTGTATTCGTCCCGCCACCGACGATCGCCGACCAGGCCCAGTACATCTACGACGACCTCGGCCGGCTCTCGCAGGTGATCGATGCGCAGGGCAATGTCGCGACGTACCAGTACGATGCCGTCGGCAATCTGCTCTCCATTACACGGAACACCGGTGGCGTCGGCGCGCCGACCATCACGGCCTTTACCCCGAACACCGGCAATGCGGGCGCCTCGGTCAGCGTCTCCCTCACCGGTACGAATCTGACCGGCGCTTCGCTCGCGACGAACAATCCTGGCATCCTTGTCCGCAATGTAGTGACCACGCTGACTTCGATCACCGCAACGTTCCAGATTGCAACAGTGGTGATGGGGTCGGTTCTTGACTTTGCATTGCCTGCTCCCAAGGTGGCGAGGTTCATCGGCGTGCCTGAGAGGTGAGGTCAAGTAATGACCCATGAGGATTGCATTCGTGCATCCTGTCGTCACGTGAGTGGAGTGCAAAGTCAATAACTGACCCCATCTCTGCCCCACAAAAGAGAGAAGAACCGCAAACTCTCCGCGAGAGATGTAATTACTGGCCGGCAGACGGGACACCTCGTCAAAGGTGTCTATCAAATCCGGGTCACCTCAGGCCAACCCCTTTTCCTTTCCATCAACCCTTTTATTTCCTGCGCGTGGTCTGATAATCCAGCAGCTTATCGACATGGTTCTCAATGAAGAGTCTCCATGAAGCCAACGCTTCTAAACAAAACCGCGCCGTTGTGTTACAACAACGGCGGACTTATTTATACCGCCAATGGTGAAGCTTAACGATGTCTAGCCCGGCAATCGCCCTACCAACCCCAGCTCCACGAATCAAGATTGTCTACAGCCGGGAAAACTTCTTGAGCGTTCCTTTGCCCGAGCGCATCGCGGATTACCCCGAGCTTCGCTACATGGGATCCAAACGTCGCTTGTTGCCATGGATCCACGGCGTTCTGAGAACCCTTCCATTCGAGACGGCGGCGGACCCGTTCGTTGGAAGCGGTTGCGTCGCCTTTTTGCTCAAAGCGATGGGCAAGCGGGTCATCGCATCAGATTTTTTGAACTTTCCCACCGTACTAGCCGCGGCAACGCTGGCCAACAACAAATACAGGCTGGACAGTCCCGCCATAAAAAAACTTCTTGCGCCGCGAAACAACGGCCCTCATTTCATCGAGAAAACTTTTGACGGGATTTTCTACACGCCGGATGATCTTCGTTTTCTTGACCGAGTTTGCGGCAATCTCGAAACTCTTGAGCGCCCAGCCCAACGCGCCCTTGCCCAAGCGGCCCTGATTCGGTCCTGTCTGAAAAAACAGCCGCGTGGAGTATTTACGGTCTCCGGTGATTTGTCCCACTACGACGACGGGCGGCGTGATCTCCGGCTGACCATCGAAGAGCATTTTATCGAGCAGGTTGCAGTCTTCAACCGCGTGGTGTTTGACAATGGCCATCGCCATACGGTGAAGCGGGCCGACGTTTTCAGCTTGAAGCCGAACGGCGTTGATCTCGTATATTTGGACCCGCCCTATGTACCGCGTTCAGACGACAACTGTTACATCAAACGCTACCACTTTCTTGAAGGGCTTTCCTGCTATTGGAAGGGCCAGCGCATCATGGAAGAAACGCGGGTCAAGAAGATCG from the Nitrospira sp. genome contains:
- a CDS encoding RHS repeat protein translates to MSTLLEKNTTVRTFNSQGFLTAITDRTGNTVTIVGNGAQIQQIIEPGGRALTFQYSGGGISQITDPLGRTVTYTYEGVPVPYAFPRLRSVTNPAGGTTTYTYVPTFKPYDLERITDARGITYLTNTYCTGSTCPPDPAVVTQTAADGGITRFDYVMTNRTVTQATVTDPRGHQSVHRFNSRGHEVVGIDALGQQTRLTRDYVTNQVMEVRDPLNRLTKYTYDANGNVTSVIDPEGHPTLVEYEPTFNRVTKITDALNQITRFTYDPANGNLLTITDPRTHTTTVAYNAVGQPSSVTDPLNHSSTFEYDAVGNLISSTDPVGNKTQQSYDAVSRLTALIDPRGKTTQFDYDSVNQVSQITDALSGVTGFTYDPNGNLLTLTDAKNQTTTYTYDTMDRLATRKDALNRTESYAYDLAGNLSTFTDRKSQITNFQYDPLDRRTLTSYADSTSVTAAYDAVGNLTKLTDSTTGAIDWTYDVLDRVTQEVTPQGIVRYTYDAISQRLTMRANAQPPVTYGYDANSQLSQVTQGTLSATLTHDALGRRTQLQRSNGVTTTYNYDPASRLSGITHAKGTTTLEQLTHGFDPEDNKTQATQLIQTATALPPAVTAAYNAVNAQIQFNSGTLGYDPNGNLTNDGTTTYVWDARDRLIGISGGTSATFSYDALNRRIAKTINGSTTSYLYDGADIAIEAGVSNASYLSTLNIDEPIVRQTSTGNEYYHTNDMGSTLALSNDAGAVTTTYTYSPFGSTSITGPSTNPFQFTGRENDGTGLYYYRARYYSPSRSRFLSEDPLEFGGKGDRLLFCESLSAM
- a CDS encoding DNA methyltransferase, with the protein product MGSKRRLLPWIHGVLRTLPFETAADPFVGSGCVAFLLKAMGKRVIASDFLNFPTVLAAATLANNKYRLDSPAIKKLLAPRNNGPHFIEKTFDGIFYTPDDLRFLDRVCGNLETLERPAQRALAQAALIRSCLKKQPRGVFTVSGDLSHYDDGRRDLRLTIEEHFIEQVAVFNRVVFDNGHRHTVKRADVFSLKPNGVDLVYLDPPYVPRSDDNCYIKRYHFLEGLSCYWKGQRIMEETRVKKIEKPYTPFSYRRSAIKAFDKLFQIYRESIIVLSYSSNGFPDREELESLLRRYKGSVTAFEKPHRYHFGTHGSVERAEVSEYLIVGR